CGCTCTATGGTTCTCATCCGGAAAAAACTTGAAGAAaagtctttctttttttttacttgttctgtttttattgtaaaattagcGTCATTTCTAGCCTCGTATACTGtcagtaattgaaaataaacaagacaaaattatataaatacccTATGTCAACTCCTCCATTAAATGATAAGTAATATGACTTTACagcatatctttttaaaattaaaatgatgatcCTAGCTTTGTAAGACTTGCAAGACACCATGCTAGATGTATGCATAAGTAATTATGTAATGAATGTATAAAACTGTAAAGTCAATTTACCTGAAACTATTCCTGTATCAATATTTGCAGGCAAATtctacaaaattattaaaaagaagTTTGGATTTCATTGATGGATTTCAtgtattattgaataaaaaacgaACACCTGCTACGTATTGCAAGATGATTGCAACACCTTGCAAGGGCTAATGGGCTGTCGgtttttaaattatcatatctaatgaatgattatattgaagaaaaaaaatgttattcatgAACGCAATTCCAGAATCAATTCCAGAATAGTATTAAGAAACTTTTAACTAAAACAATTGTACCTTATCAGATTGTAAATattgcatctttttttttaattttgttgtagCAACATACCGATATCAATGTCATTAGATCGGTAGTCTTGTTGTGGACATTTGCTTTGTGTACAAGATGTGAGGTCTAATGTTCTGGCACCAGTGTTATACATGGCACATTTACctacaagtattttttttaattaatctcCACAAAGGTACTTCATACTGAAACATAAACAGCAATTGGTATATTagttgaattatattttctcgTGTTCCTTTTTAAAGACACAGATATGcttctttaaaattcattaaaaataaaaatgacgtctttttcgttttctttttttttaaacatgattttatttaattagtACCTGGAAACTGCCTTCATCATTTCGTACCTTATAAGttgaaatatacatatacagcaacatgtcatgttaaaaaaaatctagacaTACCTTTTTCAACCCATATCGGTTGTATACACACCCATCCAATTCTATCATTTTCATCTTTAATACAATGGAAATATTCAGGGTTAGGACAGTGAATGCTTGCTTCAGACGTCCAGTTCCCGTACGGACAGCTCTTATTCATAAGGTGGAACATAACTAAATATTTTGTAACTACTTTCGCTTTGAACACTGGGCAAACCTAAAGGAAGTATTTAGATAATATCAATAAACCTGTCtgttatttaaatgtttacaaacCGTGCCTAACTGGTTTAAGTTGATGCCAAAAGTAGTCATGTTTTTATTTGTGAGATCTTTAAGCATTCGGCatggattttaattttattgcttttaagTGTATTTTAACTTTTGACTTCGGTTAGATTATGAAGTTATGGTTAATATCagcattttgtttcatttctaaTGGTTTCCGGTATTTATCTCGATTACGCGTCagacttaattttaaaattaaaacaaatccaACAAAGTGAAGCtaatttacatatcaaaagATCTAATATGCAACAGCTGACCATTTTAATCATCATAAGCCTCAATATATATAGATAGCAAAATTAGCAATGAATTACGATATATGGCGAAAAAAGGTTTCTTTGAGCTACCTTTAAGTTCAACATATTTTAAGGCTGTAAGATACACCAAtgataaattatatcaaattacCAACAGAATGTCAATCTTTACTCTCTACGatgtaaatcatatttttgGTCCTGCAGaaacttaaaaagtataaaCGCGTGTTCCAGGCTTGCACTAACAGTGGCAATATTTGATAGGGGCTTCCTTGTCCGGTTTGTATCATTGCTGCGATGGTTTTGCTTTGATGacctttgtgtttttatttctgATACACCATGGTTTAGCTGTGCTCTAACAGCTGTGGTGTATCCAGATAAACCATATTCAATAAATAAAGTGAAACAAGCAAAAACAgatttattgacaaaataatgaaaaaaaaatgtttccttgCATATATCAAAACACAAACTTTTTTAAGCATGACACTGAACCGAGTGCAAAATTAGGATCCAAAAGtgcatagttttaaaaattcacacgcatttgttttataccgtaaaattaaaaacacaattGTTAAAGACTGACTTCGAGGAATCACTTTTCTCGTCGATGTCGGGATGTTTTCCTAATAATGGCGATACATCTAGATCAATCTCGGGCGTTAATGCAATCTCACATTTCGTCTTCTTAGGCGGATCCAAAACTTTCGAAACACTTTCTTGAAGAACGGAATTTGTACGCTTGTACTTCCTAACAGCGGATTCGGACCTATGACCGGTTCTACTCATGATATCTTGCTCGTCGACGCCCGCTTGATACAGCTGGGTAGCACAAGTCCTTTTACCGGAATGATTTGTAAAATTCCCGACAAGTCCAGCGTTTCTGGTTATCTCTTTCATCAGACCCTTGATTTTGTTTATCCCAAGAACCTGCTCGCTGTACTTGATACCACTTGCCAAAGGTCGTCTGTAAAATGGACCCCTGTGTCCGAGGGCGTCGATATATGCCAGGTAAAAGTCAGCCAGACATCTCTCCgctgaaaaaacaaaacaagaattCGATGGTCACGTTAAATACtgtatttacaaatataaaaaatttaaatacagcTACTCTATTTCCATAATCCTAATAACGGGAAACCTTATAAACCAATATCTCATGGGAAAATGcacattataaaaatatacattttatactttaataatatttacaaagtttaaCTCACCATTGAGGCAGTAGTGTTTGATGTCCTTGTTTTGCAACTGAATATGCCTTAGGCCTCCTTTATAAGTTTTTGATGATCGTCCATGAAAATGGATGTATTTCCCTCTGTCATCACAGCCTAAATCAAACTGATCGCATTCCAGTGATTTGTGTTCATCATACGCACGTAGCCCAAACAGTTTACAGTTATAGAAAAACACTGTGTATTGCAACGCTTTAGAAGAATGCATACCAAATACTTTTTGGCTCCAAAATTTTTCTTCGTCTTCTTGTAAAATTGGATCCGCCTGGCGAACTTTTGTTCCTAATCCCTTTGACAGCAGTTCTTTCATTCGCGCGTCCAAAACCCGCTGAAATACAGCAAATCTGTGATCCTTTTCGTCTAAAAAGTTCATATTGTGAATGTTTTCATCCCTCGTAACGTAATAAACCACACACAATGTAGTAGAGCGAACGCGGTGGGTATTCCGATCCGTCTTGTTTTCTAACCTCCAAAACAAATCGTTGCATCCAGTAATTAAGAGTTTCACTCGTCATCTCGGTCAACAGTGGTACATTGACCCGCGCGATACGCCACTTGTTAAATGTCTCAATCGCCCACTTGGTATTCTTGCGCGTATTTGAATTTGTTTGGGAGTCAATTAAACGTTGAATTTCATCATCTGAAACCTGACCAAATcgttcttttttcattttatcgtcaACTTCAGATTCGGAAGTGGTCGAATTTTGGACGTTTTCAGCAGCAGTCTCCaacatttgtaaaacatctCCTATATCAAAATCAACGTCCATGTCGAGTTCATTCTTCATTTCCGGTAATTCACTTATTTGGGAAAGAGTTAAAGAATCAAACGAATCTTccataaatatttgattttctatAGATTCCGCACATTGGGACAACAAAAAATCCATGCCGTCCTCCATAATTAACTGTCTGCAAACTGAATTTTGGTTTCCAGATTGAGGTCCGATTGGTCAAATTTTAGCCGCGCCAATTTCATGTTAGATCAcagttttattattaaaactGATGCAATAATTTGAATACGCAATGATACAAAACATTTAGAGTAACCTTTGAACTCGTGCATCTTCCGATACCAGTCTCGGGGGCTCCGCCCCCTCGACCGGTATCGGAAGATACACTCGTTCAAGGGTACTCTAaatattacatatcaaactgTACCCACTATGAGTAGGATTTTGATAACTAAAGACATGACGTGACATGATTTTTGATCATACTGTCGTataagtgaatgtaaatatgttCAGGTCCTTGATATTTATGCGGTCAAGATAGATTGTAATTCGTCAACCTACTTTTACTATAGAGGCAAGCACACAAGAGTTTACacgttttaaatgaaaacatgagcGCATGACTATTCCAATTTCTTTCATGGATATAGATGATTAATATAGCTATTTTTATTACTGTGCATAAAAAGTTTGTCTTTAAGAAATTCATTTACTGGGGATTTGTTgggattttcatattttttcgtttggtattttaatttctttgtcatattttattcattataaccATATAATCAAAGGCAGACGTACTAGGCTCAATTACTGaacttatcaaaatgattgagaaacccttaaaaaataatatttcatgagTCAagaataataaacattttttgtggcTGAAATATTTCGCACATGTGCCCTTCATATATTTCCTAAATGCTTTTCATTCTGTAGCATATTTGTGGTGTTACAGATCCTCACTGACGTAAAAAATTAAGAACTTTTGCATTTTAGTAGTccgaaaaatacatgtaagtttgATCGATTGCGTAATATGATTCTCTATCGATTAAGCAAAGGAACTTTTCCTTGattcaaaaacaataatatgACTTGTATATGTCGATGGTGAAAAGTTTGTCCCAAAAGCTGAATGCTGACCACGACATATGAATAGCGTAATGCagaatgtttttcttctttccaaTCACAGCAATGGGGTGTATGTCAAAGTGTTTGCATTTTTGGTTTCctttattgattaaatttttaattttgtttgtatcgCATGTCATATGTATATTTGATGTCCTTCATATAATTTGTGATGTAATTAATTTACCCGTTATCATCAAAATGAGATGTTTTTATGTGGAAACGCTGTTCAACGTTTCTCATCAACGATGTAGCTTTAATGATCGAAGAAATCTAACACACTATTATATAACATTCAGAActgtaaaatatgtttacaaaatcTATCATTTGTAGACCCAATTGctgtattgtcattttttccCCTCTGTATGAACACATTGAACTCAACCAAATAAGTGATGccttatactacatgtatgtttgttttaattgtttttgtttataaaaagcaATTTTATATTACAATGCTACGCCTTTTCAAATCCAACTTCGCATATGATTACAGATATATGCTGGGCCATGCAAGTGTTTTTACATATAGTATGAGAAACGATGCAAAGGGGTATTATTGAATTTATCATAGTCAATAGAATGGGCCTAAATAATGGGTTTTTACTTTAGGAAAATAATATACACAAGTTCgctaataatattaattattatattggACAATGTTAGTGATTCGAAATACCCAGAAGTGACCTTCACCACACTACAATGGTGCTGTTAAACGAGTCgctattaaattttttttatttatttttttttttgtggcatacatacatgtatgtttgttgACATTATTCAAATCAATCAATTATAAAcctgatttttacaaattttgcaaATAAGTTGTGAAAAGTAATTCGGAATACCCCCAAACAACTGTAACGTCACACCTTTACACATTACAGTGGGGTTTTTTCTTTCGGGAAGATATTTTcagaaaacaaaaatactgGGGTTGTTGTAAAAGTTTTGAGAACACAATAGTTCACAAAATCAAGTTATTagtttcattaatcaaatatttgaaagaaTCATGGAGCACCTTAggtgaattacatgtaacattattaTACATAACGCGACATTCAACTTTATTTCATAACGTTTCTCTCCAATATTGCAGTAAACATACTAAAAACTAACATAATTTtcatgaagaaaatatcaatttttagtATCAGTTTTACTCTTGTATTGTAAACTTGGTATTTCAAATATTGGTATTCTGCTTAATGTACAGTACGTTACATGTAGAAGTCAAAGCGGGTTTTTATATAACCGATGTATAATATGTTTTGGGTCTCTGCTTTGAAATGTATCAAGTTAGTTCAAGTTTTAAAATACGAAAAAAGAATACATTAAATTATCTATGACGTTGTAATGAATCAAGCACCAAACTGACAATCCCAACTCATAGACTACATTTTGTCACAATTTGGATGAAGACTACACACACTTTTCAAATTAGGTTTTCAAtagtttttagaaaaagattttcgaagatttttttttaaatattattcttAGATGAAAATTTGACCCCCAACCCCCTCTGCctattgtggcctcaccctactcccaaggatcatgatttaaataaacttgattttaccctacctggggatgcttcaacacaagattcagcttttctggcgaatcagtttctgagataaagatttttttagcatttttatttgtacatttcAATGTGAAAGTTCGAACACCCATCCCATTTTGTGACCTCACTTTA
This genomic window from Crassostrea angulata isolate pt1a10 chromosome 8, ASM2561291v2, whole genome shotgun sequence contains:
- the LOC128160267 gene encoding uncharacterized protein LOC128160267 isoform X1, which gives rise to MNFLDEKDHRFAVFQRVLDARMKELLSKGLGTKVRQADPILQEDEEKFWSQKVFGMHSSKALQYTVFFYNCKLFGLRAYDEHKSLECDQFDLGCDDRGKYIHFHGRSSKTYKGGLRHIQLQNKDIKHYCLNAERCLADFYLAYIDALGHRGPFYRRPLASGIKYSEQVLGINKIKGLMKEITRNAGLVGNFTNHSGKRTCATQLYQAGVDEQDIMSRTGHRSESAVRKYKRTNSVLQESVSKVLDPPKKTKCEIALTPEIDLDVSPLLGKHPDIDEKSDSSKSVFNNCVFNFTV
- the LOC128160267 gene encoding uncharacterized protein LOC128160267 isoform X2, with the protein product MNFLDEKDHRFAVFQRVLDARMKELLSKGLGTKVRQADPILQEDEEKFWSQKVFAERCLADFYLAYIDALGHRGPFYRRPLASGIKYSEQVLGINKIKGLMKEITRNAGLVGNFTNHSGKRTCATQLYQAGVDEQDIMSRTGHRSESAVRKYKRTNSVLQESVSKVLDPPKKTKCEIALTPEIDLDVSPLLGKHPDIDEKSDSSKSVFNNCVFNFTV